DNA from Planctomycetota bacterium:
GACGCGCGGCTGGCCCGCTTCGTGCGCTACGTCGCCGAACCGGTCGGCCAGATCTTCCTCCGGCTGATCTTCATGGTGGTCCTGCCCCTGGTCTTCTCGGCGCTGGCCCTCGGGGTGGCGGGCCTGGGAGACCTCCGGCGGCTGGGACGAATCGGCGCCCGAACGCTTCTTTTCACCCTCCTCCTTTCGGGGGCCTCGGTCGCGATCGGCCTGACGCTGGCCAACCTTGTGCGCCCCGGAGAGCGGCTGCCGGAAGAGCGGCGCCGGGCGCTCCGCGACCAGATCCGGGACGAAGCACCGTCCGCCGTCGAGCAGGCCCGGCGCGCCAAGCCGCTGCGCGACGTCCTTCTCGATCTCATTCCCAAAAACCCCATTCAGGAGATGGTCGGCGCTCTCGACGGCAGTTCCCCCGGCGGGGGCATGCTCGCCGTGATGACCTTCGCCTTCTTCTTCGGCGTCGGCCTGGCGCTCGCCCCGGCCCGCGCGGGCCCGCTTGTCGCCGCCCTCGAGGGCCTCTACGACGTCTCCATGGCCGTCATCGGACTGGCGATGAAACTCGCCCCCCTGGGGGTCGCCGCGCTCATTTTTTCCCTCACCTCCACGCTGGGGCTGGGGATCCTGGCGACGCTGGCCCTTTACGTGGGCACCGTGGTGGCCGGCCTGGCGATCCACACCTTCGCGGTCTATCCCCTCGTGCTGGCCCTTGTGGCGCGGCGCAGCCCCCGCGCGTTCTTCCGCGGCGCCGCGGAAGCGATGCTGACCGCCTTCGGAACGTCCTCCTCGAGCGCCACCCTGCCCACCTCGCTCCGCGCCGCCGAGGGCCCCCTGGGAATCACCCCGCAGGTGGCGCGCTTCGTCCTGACCGTGGGGGCCACGGCGAACCAGAACGGCACCGCCCTCTACGAGGGGGTCACCGTCCTCTTCCTGGCGCAGGTGTTCGGCGTCGATCTTTCCCCCGCGCAGCAGGGAACCGTCCTTCTCATGTCCGTCCTGGCGGGCGTCGGCACCGCGGGCGTCCCCGGGGGATCGCTGCCGCTCGTGGCGGCGGTCCTGCTGGCGGTAGGCGTCCCGGCGGAGGGCATCGGCATCATCCTCGGGGTGGACCGCCTCCTCGACATGTGCCGCACGGCGGTCAACGTGACCGGGGATCTGGCCATCGCCGCGTGCGTCGATCGCGGCGCGGCGCCGGCCGCTCCGGCGCCTACCCGGGCGTGAAGAGGATCGAAAGGTTGTCGATCCGGCACCGGCTGTCGCTGTAGAAGAGAAGCTGCCCCTCGCCGTACTCGCCGTCCTCCCCCTCGCACACAAGCGCTCCGTCCGCGTAAAGCGCCAGGCGCGCCCCCTCGCGGACGACTCTCAGACGCGTCGTGCGCCCGCGCTCCGGCCGCCACGCTCCCGCCCCCGGGCCCAGCCTCCGCGAAAGCCACCCCACCCAGCCCGCCGCCTCCCGCCAGCGCGCCTTCTCCACGCTCACCGGAAACTTCAGAAGAACGGTCCGCGGCATCCCGTGGCGGTCCTCCGCCGTGTCGTCCGAGTCTCCCTCCGACCGGCCCACCCAGTCGAAGC
Protein-coding regions in this window:
- a CDS encoding dicarboxylate/amino acid:cation symporter; protein product: MSAPERPPDPPRLPRRIVLGLAAGAAAGLLAHAFFPEGDARLARFVRYVAEPVGQIFLRLIFMVVLPLVFSALALGVAGLGDLRRLGRIGARTLLFTLLLSGASVAIGLTLANLVRPGERLPEERRRALRDQIRDEAPSAVEQARRAKPLRDVLLDLIPKNPIQEMVGALDGSSPGGGMLAVMTFAFFFGVGLALAPARAGPLVAALEGLYDVSMAVIGLAMKLAPLGVAALIFSLTSTLGLGILATLALYVGTVVAGLAIHTFAVYPLVLALVARRSPRAFFRGAAEAMLTAFGTSSSSATLPTSLRAAEGPLGITPQVARFVLTVGATANQNGTALYEGVTVLFLAQVFGVDLSPAQQGTVLLMSVLAGVGTAGVPGGSLPLVAAVLLAVGVPAEGIGIILGVDRLLDMCRTAVNVTGDLAIAACVDRGAAPAAPAPTRA